A region from the Bacteroidota bacterium genome encodes:
- a CDS encoding adenosylhomocysteinase — MDFKEGQYKVRNLKLADAGRRQIEWAESRMPVLMALRAKYSKTKPLAGYRIAGCLHVTKETAVLIETLEAAGAKVSWSGCNPLSTNDEVAAALAAAGVQIYAWYGMDVDEFYWCIERSLDFHPNLTLDDGADLIFTVHNKYPQLLDEIIGGTEETTTGVHRLRSMAEDGKLRYPVIAVNDAETKWDFDNVYGTGQSTLDGVIRATSVLLAGKNVVIAGYGHCGKGVAMRAKGMGANVIATEVKPTAALKATLEGMRVMPMDEAAKIGDIFITATGVKDVIVGRHFDVMKDGAIVANTGHYDCEINIPQLEERSATHRTIRANCEEYLLSGNRRVYLLAQGRLVNLAAAEGHPSEVMDMSFANQFLSQLRLVKVDKGEETMDRGQVYDIPTEQDQELGALKLATIGISIDALTEEQLAYNLDYAAGT, encoded by the coding sequence ATGGATTTCAAAGAAGGCCAGTATAAAGTACGTAACCTGAAACTTGCCGATGCGGGTCGCCGGCAGATCGAATGGGCTGAGAGCCGCATGCCGGTGCTCATGGCGCTGCGCGCGAAATACTCGAAGACGAAGCCTCTCGCGGGCTATCGTATCGCCGGGTGCCTGCACGTGACCAAAGAGACTGCCGTGCTGATCGAGACGCTCGAAGCCGCCGGTGCCAAAGTGTCGTGGTCCGGCTGCAATCCGCTTTCGACGAACGATGAAGTTGCTGCCGCGCTGGCTGCGGCCGGCGTGCAGATCTATGCCTGGTACGGCATGGACGTCGATGAGTTCTACTGGTGCATCGAGCGCTCTTTGGACTTCCATCCGAACCTGACGCTTGATGATGGCGCCGATCTGATTTTCACGGTCCACAACAAGTATCCACAGTTGCTCGATGAGATCATCGGCGGCACGGAAGAGACGACGACGGGCGTGCACCGATTGCGCTCGATGGCCGAGGATGGCAAACTTCGGTATCCGGTTATCGCCGTTAACGATGCCGAGACGAAGTGGGATTTCGATAACGTGTATGGTACGGGTCAGTCCACGCTCGATGGTGTTATCCGCGCGACGAGCGTCTTGCTTGCAGGCAAGAATGTCGTGATCGCCGGTTACGGCCATTGCGGCAAGGGCGTTGCAATGCGGGCCAAGGGCATGGGCGCGAACGTGATCGCCACCGAAGTCAAGCCGACCGCCGCTCTGAAAGCGACGCTCGAAGGGATGCGCGTCATGCCAATGGATGAAGCCGCGAAGATCGGTGACATCTTCATCACAGCCACCGGCGTAAAGGACGTGATCGTTGGTCGTCACTTCGATGTGATGAAGGACGGCGCGATCGTTGCCAACACGGGTCACTACGATTGCGAGATCAATATCCCGCAACTCGAAGAGCGCTCTGCCACGCACCGCACCATCCGCGCGAACTGCGAAGAGTATCTGCTCAGTGGCAACCGACGCGTGTATCTGCTGGCACAAGGCCGCCTGGTTAATCTTGCGGCAGCGGAAGGACATCCTTCAGAAGTTATGGACATGAGCTTTGCAAATCAATTCTTGAGTCAGCTTCGTCTTGTCAAGGTTGATAAGGGCGAGGAGACGATGGACCGCGGACAAGTCTATGACATCCCGACCGAGCAGGACCAGGAACTTGGTGCGCTCAAGCTCGCGACGATCGGTATCTCGATCGACGCGCTGACCGAAGAGCAGCTTGCGTACAATCTGGATTACGCGGCGGGCACCTGA
- a CDS encoding T9SS type A sorting domain-containing protein, with protein sequence MKSIFVLLTLVLVSSASAQQITSSGRVSAEAFRTEVEKVVASYPNGEERYREVDNFRRLIQVVAAHKLGLTRDDLRAMVLGTNGRRVLRPTGFSRVSDISPDTCDENEASVAISRTNPNIIVAGANDLYAMYDSSMPAFVSTNGGRSWNTYYLPMVQDKAAQAFGDPYLTADDQGNFYYAFLISSQNVNPNSYISDLMVARSTDGIHWTLGAPVVGNVTHVSGDEDKETIAADCDPASPHYGRVYIAWRYTGYPNKYQVAYSDNHGMTWSKPVSRLSKYGYFEQIRVGKGGTVFIATNSRTIDYSNFDNDTGMHGIMVSHDGGQTFQEHYIASYLNYPPPSGNTYPNALKNGFKAYAYTSFDVDPATNKLYVVYGDYVSTGSSGYAVQYAVTSTDEGVNWSAPQQIGNPDYLESDHFQPWVTYDASIGKARVSMYSSEEDLASNQMTRMVRFDFDGVNGSGLTMPEPLGSDLFDPNTVTNPWGGSFIGDYTGGDAYSGIYAAVWTENDASGAGGGDIYAYVSNAKAGVTRAINAREFSVSEPFPNPATSGAVTIRISTNAEASALIRLIDLNGQEVVAQQRKLSPGVESAIDLDLQNLSAGVYRALISSDGQTIEKSIVVLR encoded by the coding sequence ATGAAGTCAATTTTCGTCCTGCTTACCCTCGTTCTGGTTTCCAGTGCATCTGCCCAGCAGATCACTTCCTCCGGGCGCGTTTCGGCGGAGGCATTCCGTACCGAAGTTGAGAAGGTTGTTGCAAGCTATCCGAACGGCGAAGAGCGGTATCGAGAGGTCGATAATTTCCGGCGGCTGATCCAGGTGGTGGCCGCGCACAAGTTGGGTTTGACGCGCGATGACCTTCGAGCGATGGTGCTCGGTACTAATGGCAGACGGGTTCTCCGCCCTACCGGTTTTTCAAGAGTATCGGACATCAGTCCCGACACGTGTGACGAGAACGAAGCCTCCGTCGCAATCAGCCGGACGAACCCGAACATCATCGTTGCCGGCGCGAACGATCTCTACGCGATGTATGACTCCTCGATGCCCGCGTTCGTGAGCACGAATGGTGGACGGTCGTGGAATACTTACTATCTGCCGATGGTCCAGGACAAAGCGGCCCAGGCGTTTGGGGATCCGTATCTCACGGCCGACGATCAGGGCAATTTCTACTACGCGTTTCTTATCTCAAGTCAGAATGTCAATCCCAACTCGTATATTTCCGACTTGATGGTTGCGCGCAGTACGGATGGGATTCACTGGACCCTCGGTGCGCCGGTTGTCGGAAATGTAACGCATGTCAGCGGTGATGAGGACAAGGAAACTATCGCGGCGGACTGCGATCCCGCAAGTCCCCACTACGGACGTGTCTATATCGCATGGCGGTATACCGGCTATCCGAACAAGTACCAGGTAGCCTATAGCGATAATCATGGAATGACATGGTCCAAACCGGTATCACGGTTATCCAAATACGGATATTTCGAGCAGATACGCGTTGGCAAAGGCGGGACCGTGTTCATCGCAACGAACTCGCGAACTATCGATTATTCGAATTTTGACAACGACACAGGGATGCATGGAATCATGGTTTCGCATGATGGAGGCCAGACCTTCCAGGAACATTATATCGCATCCTATCTGAATTACCCGCCTCCATCGGGCAACACGTATCCAAACGCGCTAAAGAACGGCTTTAAAGCATATGCGTATACATCCTTCGATGTCGATCCGGCAACGAACAAGCTCTATGTGGTCTATGGAGATTACGTCTCGACCGGATCGAGCGGATATGCCGTGCAATACGCGGTCACCTCGACGGATGAAGGCGTGAATTGGAGCGCGCCACAGCAAATTGGCAATCCGGACTATCTCGAGTCCGATCATTTTCAGCCGTGGGTGACATATGATGCTTCCATTGGCAAGGCGCGCGTCTCCATGTATAGTTCAGAGGAGGACTTGGCCTCGAACCAAATGACCCGCATGGTTCGGTTCGATTTTGACGGAGTTAATGGTTCTGGATTAACGATGCCCGAACCATTGGGATCCGATCTCTTCGATCCGAACACGGTGACCAATCCATGGGGTGGTTCCTTCATCGGCGATTATACCGGAGGAGATGCTTATAGTGGGATCTATGCTGCCGTTTGGACGGAGAACGATGCGTCGGGAGCCGGCGGAGGTGATATTTACGCCTATGTTTCAAACGCCAAGGCGGGCGTTACTCGCGCGATCAATGCTCGTGAATTCTCCGTGAGTGAGCCATTCCCGAATCCTGCTACCAGCGGCGCGGTCACCATTCGCATCAGTACGAACGCTGAGGCATCCGCGTTGATCCGGCTTATCGACTTGAATGGGCAAGAAGTCGTTGCGCAGCAGCGTAAGCTCTCGCCTGGAGTTGAATCGGCAATCGATCTCGATTTGCAAAATCTCTCGGCAGGCGTCTATCGCGCGCTCATTTCTTCAGACGGACAAACGATAGAAAAATCCATTGTTGTATTGCGGTAA
- a CDS encoding T9SS type A sorting domain-containing protein: protein MKSIALVLFIAIAIVSSPRLFAQGHPAKSSAAFRAEVAKELASHGYGKKLYERCDGFQRMIDHRVGARLGLYASTAPFLGNGRMLKTSITENTADVDAIPVDQNETSIAISRTNPKLVIAGSNLLSMDNLTAPAYVSTNAGLSWNTTLLPTPDYFGAQPYGDPSIVCSADGMFYYAFLLINFSDTTDVSDLMVAHSQDGQHWTLGNPVLGMGPIDSSRFLFQDKENITVDRDPSSPYYGRLYIAWNEYFDRNGDSSHAMIAWSDDRGQSWSKQESLPTDGGLFTLLRTGAHGTLFHASSTDSGLTETYGHHLLLVSHDGGATFIERSVAPFDNFPINSINYPGLKGFNGFRSFPYVAFDVDPSTNKLYLVYGSYNNNLNAASLLAITSTDEGADWTPPIVLGDPRKQNRDHFQAWVSFDPVLQQPRVTFLSSEDDPDSNNLIRASRVDWSTLDAPKNLDQSLFDPRDIPFTGYPFIGDYIGSDAFGGTFAAAWTGKNPIGTDGDIFAYVSTDSFRAPVGGPIHAPTFSVSEPMPNPVFGDQAKISVQADGPVDLHVELFDIRGATALSTSATCNSEAQIVLDVHALPAGIYRIVISNSSQSMEENMIILR from the coding sequence ATGAAGTCCATCGCTCTCGTTCTTTTTATCGCAATTGCGATTGTCAGTAGTCCACGGTTGTTCGCTCAAGGTCACCCCGCCAAATCGTCGGCGGCGTTCAGAGCCGAAGTTGCGAAAGAACTGGCCTCGCATGGCTATGGAAAGAAGCTTTACGAGCGATGCGATGGCTTCCAGCGGATGATCGATCATCGCGTCGGGGCGCGGCTCGGACTTTACGCATCGACGGCTCCCTTCTTGGGCAATGGCCGCATGCTGAAGACGAGTATCACCGAAAATACTGCGGATGTTGATGCGATTCCAGTAGATCAGAATGAGACATCCATCGCAATCAGCCGTACGAATCCCAAGTTGGTCATCGCCGGATCGAACTTGTTGTCGATGGACAATCTAACGGCCCCCGCTTATGTCAGCACAAATGCCGGACTATCCTGGAATACGACGCTGCTTCCCACCCCGGATTATTTCGGCGCACAGCCGTATGGCGATCCATCGATCGTCTGCAGTGCCGATGGGATGTTTTACTACGCATTTCTGCTCATAAATTTCTCGGATACCACCGATGTCTCGGATTTGATGGTCGCCCACAGTCAGGATGGGCAGCACTGGACGTTGGGCAATCCCGTCCTTGGAATGGGACCGATAGACTCTTCACGGTTTCTATTCCAGGACAAAGAAAATATTACCGTCGATCGGGATCCGAGCAGCCCATATTATGGACGTCTTTACATTGCGTGGAATGAATATTTCGATCGCAATGGTGATTCCTCCCATGCGATGATTGCATGGAGTGATGATCGCGGCCAGTCCTGGTCGAAGCAAGAATCGCTTCCTACTGATGGAGGATTATTTACGCTTCTCCGAACAGGGGCACACGGGACCCTCTTTCATGCATCGAGTACGGACAGCGGACTCACGGAGACCTATGGACACCACCTTCTACTCGTCTCGCATGATGGCGGCGCAACATTCATCGAGCGCTCAGTCGCGCCATTCGATAATTTTCCAATCAATAGCATTAATTATCCCGGTCTGAAAGGATTCAACGGATTCCGATCATTCCCGTATGTAGCGTTCGATGTCGATCCATCCACGAACAAGTTGTATCTTGTCTATGGATCGTACAACAACAATCTCAATGCAGCGAGTCTACTTGCCATCACCTCCACTGATGAGGGTGCAGATTGGACCCCACCTATCGTACTCGGCGACCCGCGCAAACAAAACCGCGATCATTTTCAAGCATGGGTTTCCTTTGACCCGGTACTTCAGCAGCCACGAGTGACATTCCTCAGCTCCGAAGATGATCCCGATAGTAACAATCTGATCCGTGCTTCACGAGTTGATTGGAGCACGCTCGATGCTCCCAAGAATCTCGATCAGTCACTCTTCGATCCAAGGGATATTCCATTTACCGGTTACCCATTCATTGGTGATTACATCGGAAGCGATGCCTTCGGAGGCACCTTTGCGGCAGCATGGACGGGGAAGAATCCTATCGGGACAGATGGGGATATTTTTGCGTATGTTTCGACCGACAGTTTTCGCGCGCCCGTCGGCGGTCCGATCCATGCTCCAACATTCAGCGTGTCCGAACCAATGCCAAATCCTGTCTTCGGCGATCAGGCGAAAATTAGCGTTCAGGCCGATGGACCAGTAGACTTGCACGTTGAGCTGTTCGATATTCGGGGTGCAACCGCGCTCTCCACGTCGGCAACATGCAACTCCGAAGCTCAGATAGTGCTCGATGTGCATGCATTACCAGCCGGCATCTATCGTATCGTGATTTCGAATTCGTCTCAGTCGATGGAGGAGAATATGATTATTCTCCGATAG
- the sdhC gene encoding succinate dehydrogenase, cytochrome b556 subunit: MAYTPNREPFGAWNKLILAYHRYSGSWAYLLQRLTGIGLVAYLFLHIWALSSLTHGRAAFAAEMKTFTTPVFKVGEWLLGALVMWHAFNGIRVVIVDLAEGARYHKKLLAGVWVVSVATVILMFCLIFSNELFAR, encoded by the coding sequence ATGGCATACACACCGAACCGCGAGCCTTTCGGTGCATGGAATAAGTTGATACTTGCGTACCATCGTTATTCCGGCTCCTGGGCATACCTCCTCCAGCGGCTGACCGGCATTGGCCTGGTCGCTTATTTATTCCTCCATATCTGGGCGCTGAGTTCTTTGACGCACGGCCGGGCGGCCTTCGCTGCAGAGATGAAAACATTCACTACGCCAGTCTTCAAGGTCGGCGAGTGGCTACTCGGCGCGCTCGTAATGTGGCATGCATTCAATGGCATCCGCGTCGTGATCGTCGATCTCGCCGAAGGCGCGCGATATCATAAGAAGCTATTGGCCGGCGTGTGGGTCGTTTCCGTCGCGACCGTGATTCTGATGTTCTGTCTCATCTTCAGCAACGAACTCTTCGCGAGGTAA
- the sdhD gene encoding succinate dehydrogenase, hydrophobic membrane anchor protein has protein sequence MATPTQPFEGTRFLRSYSRPKSSGASAWWLVRISGIALIPLLVGHYILMHYNPASGHDYGETASRLASPWFKGLYLGFITIGMYHGLVGIWNIMRDYKMKPLLGRTLFGLLVVAGIIFVAVGWNTILTFDPLKP, from the coding sequence ATGGCAACTCCGACTCAACCGTTTGAAGGTACCCGTTTTCTTCGCAGCTACTCCCGCCCCAAGAGCTCTGGCGCCTCCGCCTGGTGGCTCGTACGGATTTCCGGTATCGCTCTGATACCGCTTCTCGTCGGGCATTACATCCTCATGCACTACAATCCGGCAAGCGGACACGATTACGGTGAGACCGCATCGCGCCTTGCATCCCCGTGGTTCAAAGGACTGTATCTCGGATTCATCACCATCGGCATGTACCACGGCCTCGTCGGCATCTGGAACATCATGCGCGATTACAAGATGAAGCCGCTGCTTGGCCGGACGCTCTTCGGACTCCTCGTTGTGGCCGGCATTATCTTCGTGGCTGTCGGCTGGAATACGATCCTCACATTCGATCCGTTGAAGCCGTAG
- a CDS encoding FeoA family protein, whose protein sequence is MLARIPEIFRGRRRHAVALGASVAITTSATAHLHFDPHVRKPRMTLADLHEGDSATIKTIVGTTSAQLHLMEMGLTPGTTVRVVRLAIFGGPLDILVRGYRLSLRREEAQAIQLLSSH, encoded by the coding sequence ATGCTCGCTCGAATCCCGGAGATCTTTCGTGGACGCCGGCGGCACGCTGTTGCCCTCGGAGCCTCGGTCGCCATTACGACATCAGCGACAGCGCACCTTCATTTCGACCCGCATGTTCGCAAGCCCCGCATGACTTTGGCTGATCTACACGAAGGCGATTCGGCGACAATCAAAACGATTGTCGGCACAACGAGCGCACAATTGCACTTGATGGAGATGGGCTTGACACCAGGTACGACGGTGCGGGTTGTTCGTCTGGCAATTTTCGGAGGCCCGCTCGATATTCTCGTTCGAGGATACCGACTCTCGCTGCGCCGCGAGGAAGCGCAGGCAATTCAGTTACTATCCAGCCATTAG
- the feoB gene encoding ferrous iron transport protein B has protein sequence MIRTIALVGNPNSGKTTIFNALTGLRQKVGNYPGVTVEKKQGTVHFGRGQSAGVLDLPGLYSLTPHSPDEAIAREVLLGLRNDTPKPDLVLSVVDATNLDRNLYTTRQLLELGVPVIVVLTMTDLLEQDGQRVNTALLSSRLGVPVCEVVASRKHGLDELKNLIATTTAWAPAILGAREHDHHLFQNDLDHAVQIIEGRYTWIAGITDGAIERVKITRRERRSVDEKIDRVVMHPVWGYVIFLVTMAVLFQAIFSWVQAPMDWIRSGMQALGGLIGTLLPAGDLRDLLQDGLIAGVGNTLVFLPQILLLFFFITLLEDTGYMARAAFLMDRLMSRVGLHGKSFIPLVSSFACAIPGIMATRTIGDRKARLITILVAPLMSCSARLPVYALMIGAFIPGKAVLTIGPLVLLTLPGLVLLSMYFLGMIAAFTIAWLFHRTLIRGEAPTFVLELPSYHAPHLRNVLLQMLERAGLFLRRAGTVILSVSIVLWALATYPKHEELPQSERAAHSFVGVFGHAIEPAIAPLGFNWKMGIGMISSFVAREVFVSAMGTVYSVGDVGTEKAQFDLQQRMKADTNPASGAKVFTPLVAISLMVYYVLAMQCISTLAVVRRETNSWKWPLFQLSYMTVLAWVVTFAVYHGGKMLGLG, from the coding sequence GTGATCAGGACGATCGCGCTGGTGGGCAATCCGAATTCTGGCAAGACGACAATCTTTAACGCTCTGACGGGACTGCGGCAAAAAGTTGGCAATTATCCCGGCGTTACCGTCGAGAAGAAGCAAGGTACCGTGCATTTTGGTCGGGGCCAATCCGCTGGCGTGCTCGATCTGCCAGGCCTGTACTCGCTCACACCACATTCGCCGGACGAAGCAATAGCACGCGAAGTATTGCTCGGTCTTCGAAACGACACACCGAAACCTGATCTCGTGCTTAGTGTTGTCGACGCGACCAACCTGGATAGAAATCTTTATACCACACGACAATTACTCGAGCTTGGCGTGCCGGTGATCGTCGTACTCACGATGACCGATCTCCTCGAGCAAGATGGGCAACGGGTCAACACGGCATTGCTTTCGTCGCGGCTCGGTGTTCCGGTTTGTGAGGTTGTTGCATCGCGGAAGCATGGACTAGATGAGTTAAAGAACCTGATTGCAACGACGACGGCTTGGGCTCCGGCAATCCTGGGTGCGCGCGAGCACGATCATCACCTGTTTCAAAACGATCTCGATCATGCCGTCCAGATCATCGAAGGCCGCTATACGTGGATCGCCGGGATTACGGATGGAGCCATCGAGCGCGTGAAGATAACCCGCCGCGAACGCCGCTCCGTCGATGAGAAGATCGATCGTGTGGTCATGCATCCAGTGTGGGGCTACGTGATATTCCTCGTGACGATGGCAGTCCTGTTTCAAGCGATCTTCTCCTGGGTGCAGGCACCTATGGATTGGATTCGCTCGGGAATGCAGGCACTTGGCGGCCTGATTGGGACTCTGCTGCCGGCTGGGGATTTGCGCGACCTTCTTCAGGATGGACTGATCGCCGGCGTTGGAAACACGCTGGTATTCTTGCCGCAGATTCTGTTACTCTTCTTTTTTATCACGCTGCTGGAGGATACCGGCTACATGGCGCGCGCCGCATTCCTCATGGACCGGCTGATGAGTCGCGTCGGACTGCATGGCAAATCTTTTATCCCTTTGGTCTCCTCCTTCGCCTGTGCGATTCCAGGGATTATGGCAACACGCACCATCGGGGACCGCAAGGCGCGTTTGATCACGATTCTCGTTGCGCCGCTCATGTCGTGCTCGGCACGCCTTCCGGTATATGCGTTAATGATCGGGGCGTTCATCCCGGGCAAAGCCGTGCTCACGATCGGCCCATTGGTATTGCTCACGCTTCCAGGGCTCGTGTTACTCTCGATGTACTTTCTTGGGATGATTGCAGCCTTCACCATCGCGTGGCTCTTCCACCGTACACTGATTCGTGGTGAAGCACCTACGTTTGTCCTTGAATTACCCTCCTATCACGCGCCACACCTGAGGAATGTACTCCTCCAAATGCTCGAGCGCGCCGGTCTTTTCCTGCGGCGTGCCGGCACGGTGATCCTCTCCGTGTCTATTGTCCTCTGGGCATTAGCGACCTATCCAAAACATGAAGAACTTCCTCAATCGGAACGCGCCGCCCATTCCTTCGTCGGCGTCTTTGGCCACGCAATTGAGCCTGCAATTGCCCCGCTCGGCTTCAACTGGAAGATGGGCATCGGTATGATCTCGTCGTTTGTGGCTCGCGAGGTATTCGTTTCGGCAATGGGCACGGTCTATAGTGTTGGGGATGTCGGCACGGAGAAGGCGCAGTTCGATTTGCAGCAGCGGATGAAGGCTGACACCAACCCTGCAAGCGGAGCGAAAGTATTCACACCGCTGGTTGCCATCTCGTTGATGGTCTATTATGTTTTGGCGATGCAGTGCATTTCAACGTTGGCGGTAGTTCGGCGGGAGACCAACAGTTGGAAATGGCCGCTCTTCCAATTGAGCTACATGACTGTTCTGGCGTGGGTCGTCACGTTCGCCGTCTATCATGGTGGCAAGATGCTGGGATTGGGATAA
- a CDS encoding O-methyltransferase: protein MKGTPLNDQLFEYIVHNFAEDERALLEKMSARAQAAGIPMIMISEEQARFIGVFLRAIKARRVLDVGTLFGYSAAIMSSAVGAEGEIISLEFAEKHARVARENLDELGIKNVSITTGPALDAMKIMPESSFDFILIDADKPNYSNYLNESLRLIRPGGVIAGDNALAWGKIASDLPKADPDYASVRALQQFNHAFAQQKAIFGVICAIGDGMAIGVVSK, encoded by the coding sequence ATGAAAGGCACTCCTCTTAACGACCAGCTCTTCGAGTATATCGTCCACAACTTCGCCGAGGATGAGCGCGCCTTGCTCGAAAAGATGAGCGCCCGCGCGCAGGCCGCTGGAATACCCATGATCATGATCTCCGAAGAGCAGGCCCGGTTCATTGGCGTGTTTCTTCGCGCAATCAAGGCCCGACGCGTGCTCGATGTTGGGACGCTCTTTGGATACAGTGCCGCGATCATGTCGAGCGCCGTGGGTGCAGAAGGGGAGATCATCAGTCTCGAATTCGCAGAGAAGCACGCACGTGTCGCAAGAGAGAATCTCGACGAATTGGGAATCAAGAATGTTTCGATTACAACAGGTCCCGCTCTGGATGCGATGAAGATTATGCCCGAGAGCTCGTTCGACTTCATCCTGATCGATGCCGATAAACCCAACTATTCGAATTACCTGAACGAATCACTTCGGCTCATTCGGCCAGGCGGCGTTATTGCCGGCGATAATGCTCTGGCCTGGGGCAAAATCGCATCGGACTTACCCAAAGCCGATCCCGATTACGCGAGCGTAAGGGCCCTGCAACAGTTCAATCACGCCTTCGCGCAACAAAAAGCGATCTTCGGTGTCATCTGCGCGATTGGTGATGGCATGGCCATCGGAGTGGTCAGCAAGTGA
- the ruvB gene encoding Holliday junction branch migration DNA helicase RuvB — translation MVKRNETVIPDRLEAEFEKSLRPKEFGEFTGQVSIIDNLRVFITAARSRGEALDHVLFTGPPGLGKTTLAHIIAREMQAEIRTTSGPVLERAGDLAGLLTTLESGDVLFIDEIHRLSAVVEEYLYSAMEDYKLDIMIDTGPSARSVQIELKPFTLIGATTRAGLLSAPLRSRFGITNRLDYYNAAALKIIIERSARLLGVEIEEDGAHELARRSRGTPRIANRLLHRTRDFAQVKGTGRITREIALIALKALEVDEHGLDEMDKRILLTIIEKFSGGPVGLNTIAVAVGEEGGTIEEVYEPFLIQEGFIARTPRGREATKLAYKHFGIAPRKETDSLFSSE, via the coding sequence TTGGTCAAGCGTAACGAAACCGTAATTCCCGATCGTCTCGAAGCCGAATTCGAGAAATCGCTGCGTCCCAAAGAATTCGGTGAGTTCACCGGGCAAGTCTCGATCATTGATAATCTGCGCGTCTTTATCACGGCCGCGCGATCGCGTGGTGAGGCGCTGGACCACGTCCTCTTCACCGGTCCGCCTGGCCTCGGCAAGACGACACTCGCGCATATTATTGCGCGCGAAATGCAGGCCGAAATCCGGACGACATCAGGCCCGGTGCTCGAACGTGCCGGCGATCTGGCTGGACTCCTGACTACACTCGAATCGGGCGATGTCCTCTTTATCGACGAAATCCACCGTCTCTCCGCCGTGGTGGAAGAGTATCTTTACTCCGCGATGGAGGACTATAAGCTGGACATCATGATCGATACGGGCCCAAGTGCGCGCTCGGTGCAGATCGAACTGAAGCCGTTCACGCTCATTGGCGCGACCACTCGCGCGGGCCTGCTTTCCGCGCCGCTCCGCTCACGCTTCGGAATTACGAACCGGTTGGACTACTATAATGCCGCCGCGCTTAAGATCATTATCGAACGCAGTGCACGGTTACTCGGTGTCGAGATCGAAGAAGATGGCGCGCACGAACTCGCCCGCCGCTCGCGTGGAACGCCGCGTATCGCTAACCGGCTCTTGCACCGCACGCGGGATTTTGCGCAGGTCAAAGGCACGGGCCGCATCACCCGCGAGATTGCGCTCATCGCGCTTAAAGCGCTTGAAGTTGATGAACATGGTCTGGACGAGATGGATAAACGTATTCTGCTGACGATCATCGAGAAGTTTTCCGGCGGGCCCGTCGGGCTGAATACAATTGCAGTCGCCGTTGGCGAAGAAGGCGGGACCATCGAGGAAGTCTATGAGCCATTTCTGATTCAGGAAGGCTTTATTGCGCGCACGCCGCGTGGCCGCGAGGCCACCAAGCTGGCATATAAGCATTTCGGCATCGCACCTCGCAAAGAAACAGATTCGCTCTTCTCATCAGAATAG
- a CDS encoding DMT family protein — MITVIFLIISNTFMTFAWYGHLKYTRKPLWIVILVSWAIAFLEYCFQVPANRWGYEHGMSPARLKITAEAIALVVFIVFAKFYLGEAFTWNYIVSFVLIMGAVYFAFAFN; from the coding sequence ATGATTACCGTTATATTCCTGATTATCTCGAACACGTTCATGACGTTCGCGTGGTATGGCCACCTGAAGTACACGCGCAAACCGTTGTGGATCGTGATTCTCGTAAGCTGGGCGATTGCGTTCCTGGAGTATTGTTTCCAGGTGCCGGCAAATCGCTGGGGCTACGAGCACGGCATGAGTCCGGCAAGGCTCAAAATTACCGCGGAGGCAATCGCGCTGGTGGTGTTTATCGTCTTCGCGAAATTCTATCTCGGCGAAGCCTTCACCTGGAATTACATCGTCAGCTTTGTTCTCATCATGGGCGCGGTTTATTTTGCGTTTGCGTTCAACTAA